In Synechococcus sp. MW101C3, one genomic interval encodes:
- a CDS encoding BMC domain-containing protein, producing MANETMGIALGMIETRGLVPAIEAADAMTKAAEVRLIGREFVGGGYVTVLVRGETGAVNAAVRAGADACERVGDGLVAAHIIARPHREVEPALNSSFGLGSKD from the coding sequence ATGGCGAATGAAACCATGGGCATCGCCCTCGGCATGATCGAGACCCGCGGCCTGGTGCCCGCGATCGAAGCGGCCGACGCGATGACCAAAGCCGCAGAAGTGCGTCTGATCGGTCGTGAGTTCGTCGGCGGCGGCTACGTCACCGTGCTGGTGCGCGGTGAAACCGGCGCTGTCAACGCTGCTGTTCGCGCTGGCGCTGACGCCTGCGAGCGTGTCGGCGACGGCCTCGTGGCAGCCCACATCATTGCCCGCCCGCACCGTGAAGTCGAACCGGCGCTCAACAGCAGCTTTGGTCTGGGCTCCAAGGACTGA